Genomic window (Verrucomicrobiota bacterium):
ACCTGCGCTCACCCGCGCCAGTTCCCGGGCCGCCGCGACGTGGAACGGATAATCAAACCGGTCGTCGTAGATGAACAGGAAGTGGGCCGAGAGGACGAGATCGAATTGCCCGTCGGCAAACGGCAGGTTCGGCAGGAACGCGGGAACGTAACTGGCTTTGCGGCGCTGAAAATCCGCACAAAACAAATCCAGTGTCCGTCGCCGCGCGGCGCGCATTTCCTCCATCGAGTGATAATAGCGCGACAGGTACGCGTGCTGGACTTTTTCCACCTCGTCCATGACGTGATCGATGTCCACCTCGCCAATGGCGCGCAGTTTTTCGACGGAGTTTTCAAACAACGGATCGATGGCGGTCACGTTGATTCCCAGTTCAGCCGCCTCCGCTGCGAAGGAGGCCGCGCCCGAGGGACAATCGAGCACGGATTTTCCTTCGAGGGCTGGCAGGTCGAGGTTGAAGAACAGTTTGTATTCAGCCAGTGAACGTCCGTAAAAAACGACGCGTTCCAAGTGTAGTTGATCGGCTTGTTGCATAAGCATTCCAATCTGGATACTCCAGAGCGGCCATTTTCCTGAAAACCGGATTCAAGTCCAGCCCGATGAATGGGTTTGGGTGAGCGGCCAGGATGGATCCAAGATTGGAGCGCGGACAGCCTTGTCCGCGTGTTGGAGTTCAAGCTTCAGCTTGTCCCGAGGCACGCTAAAGCGTGAACTCCAACTTTTGCGCGGACAAGGCTGTCCGCGCTCCTACGAGGTTCATTTCTTCGATCCACTCAGCCGAGCGACGGCAACTCCGGCAGTTTGCCTTTGCCGCCTCTGGAATATCCGCTACACTTTTCAAAACCAATGCGCGTCAAGTTATGCAACTGAGTTACACCCATGGCGTTTCCACCGTGCCGCTGATCGGCCAGACCATCGGCGACATGCTGGATGAGATCGCTGCGGAGCACGGCTCGAACGAAGCCGTGGTTTCAGTTTTTGAAAACAAACGGCTCACGTATTGGGCATTCCTCGATGAAGTGAACCGCTGCGCCCGCGCACTGATGGCGATGGGAATCCAAAAGGGAGATCGCGTCGGGGTTTGGTCCACCAATTGTGTGGCGTGGACTGTGGCGCAATTTGCGACTGCCAAGATCGGCGCCGTTCAGGTCAACATCAACCCGGCCTACCGCCTCCACGAACTGGAGTACGCCCTCAAACAATCCGAGTGCAACGCGCTGATCTGCGGCGAGGGGTTCAAGGACGCCGATTACGCCCGAATGTTGCACGAGTTGATTCCCGAGTTGAAAGGAGCCGATCCGTGTGGCGAGTTTTCCGCGCAGAAATTTCCGCATTTGCGGCGCGTCATCTATCTCGGCGCGAAACCGGCGGCCGGCCTGCTCCGCTGGAGTGAATTGATGTCAATGCACGAGCGCGTGGCTCCACAAGCGCTCGCCGAGCGGCAGGCTTCACTGGACTTCGATGACGTAATCAACATCCAGTACACCTCAGGCACCACGGGGTTTCCCAAGGGCGCGATGCTGACGCATCACAACATTCTGAACAACGGCTATTGGGTCGGCGTCCTGATGAACTTCACGCCCAACGATCGCCTGTGCATTCCGGTGCCGTTCTACCATTGCTTCGGCATGGTGCTGGGCAATCTGACCTGTATGACGCACGGCGCGACGATGGTGCTGCCCGCACCCCATTTCAGTCCGCTCTCGGTGCTGCAAGCGGTCGCCCTGGAGCGATGCACGGCGGTGCATGGCGTTCCGACGATGTTCATTGCCGAACTGGAACATCCGCAATTCCGCGAGTTCGATTTGTCCTCCCTGCGAACCGGTGTGATGGCGGGCGCGCCGTGTCCGATCGAAGTGATGAAACGCGTCATCGGCGAGATGCATTGTGAACAGATCACCATCGGCTGCGGGATGACGGAAACCTCCCCGATCTGCAACATGACCAGGCCGAATGATCCGCTGGAGTTGCGTGTGAGCACCGTCGGCCGGGTGATTCCGCACCAGGAACAAAAGATCTTGAACCCGGAGACCGGGCAGATTCTGCCGCGGGGACAACAAGGAGAGCTGTGTTATCGCGGGTATCACATCATGCGCGGCTACTATAACAACCTGGAAGGCACGAAGAGCGCCATCGATTCATCGGGTTGGATGCACAGCGGCGATCTGGCGGTCATGGACGAACAGGGTTACGTCAAAATCACCGGACGGCTCAAGGACATGATTATTCGCGGTGGCGAGAACATCTATCCGCGTGAGGTGGAGGAATTTCTTTTCACCCATCCAAAGATTGCGGAGGCCGCCGTCTTCGGCGTGCCCGATCACCATTATGGCGAGCAGGTCATGGCGTGGATCAAATTGAAGGACAGCGCGCCGCTGAACGAACAGGAAGTCCGGGAATTCTGCAAAGGGAAAATCATGGACTACAAAATCCCATATCGCGTCAAATTCGTCACCGAGTTTCCCACCACCGTGACTGGCAAGATTCAAAAATTTCGCATGAGAGAGATTACCATTGAGGAATTAAAACTGGGTTAACCGCATGCGTTCCCAAAAATTCCACAGCAAAGACTGCATTCCGCTCATCTTATCGACGTCCCACCCCTTCCGACGGTAAACTTGGTTGTCTGCTGAGAGACGCAGAGCCTTGCGATTCGAACAGCCTTCTTTTTCTCACGGTTGAATCTCACCAAACTCAGGCGCTATCTTGGTCGCGCGCACCCACATATAACGCCAATCAGGACTATTGTAAAAGTTCCCGGGAACTCCTCCCCATGCTCCCCATTGGTAAACGCCTCGGACTGGCTGCAACGTGCGCCGATCTTTCCAGCGATGAATCTCCACGTGGCCGTCGGTAAAGGACAAACCGCCGCTGTTCGAGTGCCGAGAAGCCGGGAGTTCCACGAAAACTCCGCGGTCTTTGCCTATTCCTATTGTGAAGTCGCACCGGTCTATTGAATCTTCATGTTCATCAATAAACACGAACAGTTCAGGACGATGAACTTTAGACAAATCACTTCGCTTTTCAAAAAGCGCTGCTGGCGATGCGAGGAGGTTAGCCCCATCATTTCCCATGTAGGCATTCATCGAGTAGCTCCGTGTTCTTGGGTAAGCGTTGTTGTCGGTCAGGACTGTCAGAGACTTGTCTGCCGGGCATTTGAAGACAGCAGGTGTTTTCACATAATCGCCGAGCGAGCCTTCACGACTGCCGATGAGGAAATCCACATTCGTGCCGTCGGGGTTGCTGTATCTGAGGAAGCCCCAGGACCAAGACGGTCGGTGTTGGACTCCTTGAGGGGTGCTGACAAAGGCACCGTAGAAGTAGTTTGGGACCAACCGATCATTATTGTCATCCGTGTACATGGTCCAGCCGAGTGTGAGCTGCTTGAGGTTGTTCATGCAGGCGATGGCTTGCGCTTTTGCCTTTGCGCGTGTCAGTGCGGGTAATAGCAACGCGGCCAGAATGGCAATGATGGCAATCACCACCAGCAACTCGATTAGCGTGAAGGCCCGCTTGGACGCGAATCCTTCAGGGCCGGCAAACTGCCGGCCCTCCCATTCACAGGGAATGAAGCGGTGCCAGCGTCCCCGATTATTTGTTTGCCTTCTGCCCATACAGTTTTTGGAGCCTTTGTAACGACTTGATAGTTTATCCTACTCCCGATGTTTCGTGTCGATGATAATTGTGACGGGGCCATCGTTGATTAAGGTCACTTTCATGTCCGCTCCAAACTCACCGGTTTGAACAGCCCGGCCCAGTTCCTCAGTGAGTTTGCGCACAAATAATTCGTAAATCGGAATGGCTACTTCCGGTCGGGCGGCTTGACTGTATGAAGGCCGGTTTCCTTTTTTGGTGCTGGCGAACAGAGTGAACTGGCTGATGACAAGGATGTCGCCTTGAATTTCCTGAACTGAGCGATTCATCACGCGCTGATCATCATTGAAAATCCGCAGTCGCACCAGCTTCCCGCTCAACCAGTCGATGTCTTCTGCCGTATCCGCTTCTTCAACGGCTAGCAGGATCACCAAACCTGTTTTGATGGCGGCTTTCTTTTGCACGTCGATAACGACAGACGCTTCAGAGACCCGTTGAATGACTGCTCGCATGTTACATGATCACCGTCGTTTTAATAATTCGGAGGTTCTCCCGAACTCCGAAATAGAAAAGGGAGCGCGCCCGCCTCGGGCGCAGTTTTCTGCGCCCTCGCGGAAAACATGGCGCGCAGGAAATTGTCCTGACCACCAGCTTGCCGCGCCGCCCAAGGCTGGACGCGAGGGCGCGTCCAGCAACGCCCGGGGCGGGCGTGATCCCCGCAACTTCGGAGTTCGGGTTCAACCTCCCCAGATCATCACCACACTCGTCGTGACGCTGCCGCCCATGTTAAACGTAAGAAACCGTTTCGCGCCGGGAATCTGGCGTTCGCCGGCGCGGTCGGTCAGTTGCAACCACGCTTCAGCCACTTGCCGCACACCGGTCGCGCCGACAGGATGTCCGTCGCCAATCAATCCACCGCCCGCATTAACCGGCAGCGAGAATGGCGGCGAGATGGTTGCCAAGTCAGCACGCGCCGATGGAAGAGCGGTCGCGCCAGTTTCAAGAAGATCTGCGCCCTTACCACTCTCAGCAAACCCAAGAATTTCGTAGGCGATGATTTCTGAGATGGAGAAACAATCATGGATTTCCGCGCCGTGAAGCTCTGCCGGTTTGACGCCGGACATCGAATAGGCTCCTGCGGCGGCCTGTCGCGCGATGGAAAATTCCGGGACATCCTTTTTCTCCAGCGGCAAGTAATCGGTGGTGTGGCCGTAACCAAGCAGGCGAATGGCCCGCCGGCCGGCTGCCAGCGTTTTAACAAATCGTTCGGAGCACAGAATCAACGCTGCCGCGCCGTCGGTGATCTGGGAACAGTCGGTGGTTTTGAGCGGCGGAGCAAAACGCGGGTTTTGGTCCGAAGCGATCGCGGCTTGTTCGACGGTCAACGTTGCATCCCGCATCTGCGCCAAAGGATTGCTGCGTGCGTGCGCAAAGTTCTTGACGGCGACTTTCGCCAGTTGTTTTTCCGTGACGCCATACTTGTCCATATAGACCTGTGCGATGCGGGCGAACAATTTGGGAAACATGAAGTCGCCATAAATTGCCTTCTCCACCTGGTAATCGCCGGCGGCGCCCAGAACGTCCGCCCCCTCCGCTGGCGGCATGGTTTTCTGCTGCTCCGCGCCGACGATCAGAACGACGTCGTGCAGCCCGCCCATGATTTGTTGCGCGCCGGTAAGGACGGCCACCGAGCCGGAGGCGCACGCGGCTTCGACGTGCAGCGTTGGAATACCGCGACACTTCGTGTCGATCTCGGTGAGGAACGCGCCCAGATGAAGTTGCCGGGTGAACAGTCCGCTGGCGAAACTCGCGACCACGCCCGATTGAATGTCGCCGGGATCAATCTGCGCATCGTCGATGGCCGTTCGCGCCGACTCAAGAACGATGTGGCGAAGGGTTTTGCCTTCCTTCTTCAAGTTGCGCTTGAAATCCGTTCGCCCCGCGCCAATCACATAAACTGCTTCAGCCATGTGGGGAGCTTAGATTGAAATGTGAATGGAAGCAACGCGGCGTGTATTTCCCTACCCATGATCCGCAAGGTAGGGCGCGTCACTCCGTGCGCGCCGTTCGGATCGTATGTCCAAACCAGCGGCGCGCACGGAGTGACACGCGCCCTGCCAACGCGCCCGGTTCATCACTTGATAAATCGCCGCTTCCTAATCCAATCGTAATTTCCTGGCTACAACAGCCCCAGCCTGCCCAACGCTCAATTAGTTGTTGATACGTTTAACCGACTTCTCGGAAAGCTGCGTCGGCAATTTCCCGTTTGGGGATGAGGAATTGACGGATGCGCCAAATCATGAGATAGGTTTCGCGTCCCATCGGGATTCCCAGAAAGGCCTGATCGGGCGTTGCATGAAAAAATCCACCGCTGCGTTGGTCCTGATCGCCACTTTCCTTTCTGCTTCACCGCTTTTTGGCGCCATCGCGCAGTATGATTTCAACGGCAACCTCAACTCGTCCACAAGCGGTGTCGTTTTGACGACCGGTTTCGCCGCGCCCGCTACGAACGCGGTTGTGGTCTTCACCAACATGACGATTAACGGCAACACGGCGCAGGTTGCTTCATTTACGCGGGGCACTTACTTCACGATGAGCCACGGTCTAGGGGCGAATGGCGGCGGCAGCAAACTGAATCAATACACGCTCATCTTGGATGTGATGTTTCCAAGCCGGCCGAGCGGTTGGGCCGTGCTCTACCAGACCACTCCTCAAAATACCAACGACGGCGAGTGGTTCATCAATCCAAGTCAGGGCCTTGGTATCTCCAGCGTTT
Coding sequences:
- a CDS encoding prepilin-type N-terminal cleavage/methylation domain-containing protein, producing the protein MGRRQTNNRGRWHRFIPCEWEGRQFAGPEGFASKRAFTLIELLVVIAIIAILAALLLPALTRAKAKAQAIACMNNLKQLTLGWTMYTDDNNDRLVPNYFYGAFVSTPQGVQHRPSWSWGFLRYSNPDGTNVDFLIGSREGSLGDYVKTPAVFKCPADKSLTVLTDNNAYPRTRSYSMNAYMGNDGANLLASPAALFEKRSDLSKVHRPELFVFIDEHEDSIDRCDFTIGIGKDRGVFVELPASRHSNSGGLSFTDGHVEIHRWKDRRTLQPVRGVYQWGAWGGVPGNFYNSPDWRYMWVRATKIAPEFGEIQP
- a CDS encoding D-tyrosyl-tRNA(Tyr) deacylase, which translates into the protein MRAVIQRVSEASVVIDVQKKAAIKTGLVILLAVEEADTAEDIDWLSGKLVRLRIFNDDQRVMNRSVQEIQGDILVISQFTLFASTKKGNRPSYSQAARPEVAIPIYELFVRKLTEELGRAVQTGEFGADMKVTLINDGPVTIIIDTKHRE
- a CDS encoding class I SAM-dependent methyltransferase, which translates into the protein MQQADQLHLERVVFYGRSLAEYKLFFNLDLPALEGKSVLDCPSGAASFAAEAAELGINVTAIDPLFENSVEKLRAIGEVDIDHVMDEVEKVQHAYLSRYYHSMEEMRAARRRTLDLFCADFQRRKASYVPAFLPNLPFADGQFDLVLSAHFLFIYDDRFDYPFHVAAARELARVSAGEVRLFPPAGMNRKPYPQLDQLRKELETHGIASEVIRSDFEFVQGWNQILVLRSKSRRKD
- a CDS encoding AMP-binding protein, producing MQLSYTHGVSTVPLIGQTIGDMLDEIAAEHGSNEAVVSVFENKRLTYWAFLDEVNRCARALMAMGIQKGDRVGVWSTNCVAWTVAQFATAKIGAVQVNINPAYRLHELEYALKQSECNALICGEGFKDADYARMLHELIPELKGADPCGEFSAQKFPHLRRVIYLGAKPAAGLLRWSELMSMHERVAPQALAERQASLDFDDVINIQYTSGTTGFPKGAMLTHHNILNNGYWVGVLMNFTPNDRLCIPVPFYHCFGMVLGNLTCMTHGATMVLPAPHFSPLSVLQAVALERCTAVHGVPTMFIAELEHPQFREFDLSSLRTGVMAGAPCPIEVMKRVIGEMHCEQITIGCGMTETSPICNMTRPNDPLELRVSTVGRVIPHQEQKILNPETGQILPRGQQGELCYRGYHIMRGYYNNLEGTKSAIDSSGWMHSGDLAVMDEQGYVKITGRLKDMIIRGGENIYPREVEEFLFTHPKIAEAAVFGVPDHHYGEQVMAWIKLKDSAPLNEQEVREFCKGKIMDYKIPYRVKFVTEFPTTVTGKIQKFRMREITIEELKLG